In Thauera aromatica K172, one DNA window encodes the following:
- the nuoN gene encoding NADH-quinone oxidoreductase subunit NuoN produces the protein MNFVVPDFYPAAAEIFVAVMALVIMLASTFARGIARGLAYHLTQFTLIAAALITIFTMEGEVVYTFSNLFISDLLGDFLKLMIYFSTAIALLYGRGYLADRKIDKPEYYLLALLMTLGMMVMVTANHMLPMYIGLEMMSLALYTMVAFDRDSSRSTEAAMKYFVLGALASGLLLYGMSMVYGATGTLEFSGIAQAIYSQSANQTVLMFGLVFLVAGICFKLGVVPFHMWVPDVYQGAPTAVTLVIATAPKLAAFAMAVRLLIWALFDLAEEWQVMLMLVAGASIVLGNLAAIAQQNIKRMLAYSGISHMGFMLLGLLAGVVEGDRHFALNAYSSAMFYAVSYVIMSLASFGMLILLSRAGFEAENIDDFKGLNKRSSWYALMMLFVMFSMAGVPFFIGFFAKLSVLQAVVAAGYLWLAVLAVVMSVIGAFYYLRVVKVMYFDEPVDAAPIRAPAEVRVMLSANGLAIAALGLAPQMLMSLCAYALLGSL, from the coding sequence ATGAATTTCGTCGTCCCCGACTTCTACCCCGCAGCGGCCGAAATCTTCGTCGCCGTGATGGCCCTGGTGATCATGCTGGCGAGCACCTTCGCGCGCGGCATCGCACGCGGGCTCGCCTATCACCTCACCCAATTCACCCTGATTGCGGCGGCCTTGATCACCATCTTCACGATGGAAGGCGAGGTCGTCTATACCTTCAGCAACCTGTTCATCAGCGACCTGCTGGGCGACTTCCTGAAGCTGATGATCTACTTCTCGACCGCGATCGCGCTGCTCTACGGCCGCGGCTATCTGGCCGACCGCAAGATCGACAAGCCCGAGTACTACCTGCTCGCGCTGCTGATGACGCTGGGCATGATGGTGATGGTCACTGCCAACCACATGCTGCCGATGTACATCGGCCTCGAAATGATGTCGCTGGCGCTGTACACGATGGTCGCCTTCGACCGCGACTCCTCGCGTTCGACCGAAGCCGCGATGAAGTACTTCGTGCTCGGCGCGCTCGCCTCCGGCCTGCTCCTCTACGGCATGTCGATGGTCTATGGCGCGACCGGTACGCTGGAGTTCTCCGGCATCGCTCAGGCGATCTACAGTCAGTCGGCGAACCAGACCGTGCTGATGTTCGGCCTCGTCTTCCTCGTCGCCGGGATCTGCTTCAAGCTCGGCGTGGTGCCGTTCCACATGTGGGTGCCCGACGTCTATCAGGGGGCGCCGACCGCAGTCACCCTGGTGATCGCCACCGCGCCCAAGCTGGCGGCGTTCGCGATGGCGGTGCGCCTGCTGATCTGGGCCCTGTTCGACCTCGCCGAAGAGTGGCAGGTGATGCTGATGCTGGTCGCCGGGGCTTCGATCGTGCTTGGCAATCTGGCCGCGATCGCCCAGCAGAACATCAAGCGCATGCTCGCTTATTCGGGCATCTCGCACATGGGCTTCATGCTGCTGGGCCTGCTCGCGGGCGTCGTTGAAGGGGATCGCCACTTCGCCCTCAACGCCTACAGCTCGGCGATGTTCTACGCCGTGTCCTACGTGATCATGAGCCTGGCTTCGTTCGGCATGCTGATCCTGCTCTCGCGCGCCGGTTTCGAAGCCGAGAACATCGACGACTTCAAGGGCCTCAACAAGCGCAGTTCGTGGTACGCGCTGATGATGCTGTTCGTGATGTTCTCGATGGCCGGGGTGCCGTTCTTCATCGGCTTCTTCGCCAAGCTGTCGGTGCTGCAGGCGGTGGTCGCGGCCGGCTACCTGTGGCTGGCGGTGCTTGCGGTGGTGATGTCGGTGATCGGCGCCTTCTACTACCTGCGCGTGGTCAAGGTGATGTACTTCGACGAGCCGGTCGATGCCGCGCCGATTCGCGCTCCGGCCGAAGTGCGCGTGATGCTGTCGGCCAACGGCCTTGCGATCGCGGCTCTCGGGCTCGCACCGCAGATGCTGATGTCGCTGTGCGCCTACGCGCTCCTGGGCTCGCTCTAA
- a CDS encoding NUDIX domain-containing protein, with amino-acid sequence MSAPDLDDPLHELELATECVFDGALLHVRRDRVRLPDGRAGVREYIRHPGAVVVVARCDDGTLVFERQYRYPLRRAFLELPAGKIDAGEEPLACAVRELREETGYRAARWHHLGVMHPCIGYSDERIEIFYASGLEQVGHAWDEGEFLEILHLPAADVEARIHAGEITDAKTITAFFRALPLIRGAE; translated from the coding sequence ATGAGTGCCCCTGACCTCGACGATCCCCTGCACGAGCTCGAGCTGGCCACCGAATGCGTGTTCGATGGTGCGCTGCTCCATGTCCGCCGCGACCGCGTCCGCCTGCCTGACGGTCGCGCGGGCGTGCGCGAATATATCCGCCACCCCGGCGCCGTCGTCGTCGTCGCCCGCTGCGACGACGGTACGCTGGTGTTCGAACGCCAGTACCGCTATCCGCTGCGCCGGGCCTTTCTCGAACTGCCCGCCGGCAAGATCGATGCGGGGGAGGAGCCCCTCGCCTGCGCCGTGCGCGAGCTGCGCGAGGAAACCGGCTACCGCGCTGCCCGCTGGCACCATCTCGGAGTGATGCATCCCTGCATCGGCTATTCCGACGAGCGCATCGAGATCTTCTACGCCAGCGGCCTGGAGCAGGTTGGTCACGCCTGGGACGAGGGCGAGTTCCTCGAAATACTCCATCTTCCGGCCGCCGACGTCGAAGCCCGGATCCATGCCGGCGAGATCACCGACGCCAAGACGATCACCGCTTTCTTTCGTGCCCTGCCGCTGATCCGCGGGGCGGAGTGA